One Streptomyces sp. P9-A2 DNA window includes the following coding sequences:
- a CDS encoding M28 family metallopeptidase, with translation MNARNRRTTVAAVSVAGLIAPLLLIGSSAASAHSDPAKEAAKLAKKLVKKSDAKDAHEHLRQFQRIADKNGNTRVAGSEGHRQSAKYVEGLLRKAGYSVTRNEFDFPFTETLAQSLRVVSPQQQDVPVTAMTYSANSPVGGITAPVAVVPVDDTTGCEQEDYASETFTGKIALIKRGGCTFAEKQETAAGAGAVGAIIYNNTEGALNGTLGDPSVARVPAGGVTQADGEALAAKAAAGTVTVNLEIRTFSETRRTHNVIAETKGGKADNVVMFGAHLDSVADGPGINDNGSGSAGILDVALNLAHEKTKNKVRFAWWSAEEFGLLGSEAYVNGLSAADRAKVKLYLNFDMIASPNHAQFVYDGDDSDQVGAGPGPEGSAQLERQITDYLDSRRTPYEGTDFTGRSDYGPFIEVGIPSGGTFTGAEGVKTAEQAKRYGGKAGVAYDACYHAACDNLKNISMKAFDVNVDVIANAVGQYAWDTSLLSKPVAPRNTKGSAGSGGGLHEGHDHEVAE, from the coding sequence TTGAACGCTCGGAACCGCCGCACCACGGTAGCCGCCGTATCCGTCGCAGGGCTCATAGCGCCGCTGCTGCTGATCGGATCGAGCGCCGCCTCCGCCCACAGCGACCCTGCCAAGGAGGCTGCCAAGCTCGCGAAGAAGCTCGTCAAGAAGAGCGACGCCAAGGATGCCCACGAGCATCTGAGACAGTTCCAGCGGATCGCCGACAAGAACGGGAACACCCGGGTGGCCGGGTCGGAGGGGCACCGGCAGTCGGCCAAGTACGTCGAAGGCCTGCTGCGGAAGGCCGGGTACTCGGTGACCCGGAACGAGTTCGACTTCCCGTTCACCGAGACGCTGGCGCAGAGCCTGCGGGTGGTGTCGCCGCAGCAGCAGGACGTCCCGGTGACCGCCATGACGTACTCCGCCAACAGCCCGGTCGGCGGCATCACCGCCCCGGTCGCGGTGGTGCCGGTCGACGACACCACCGGCTGCGAGCAGGAGGACTACGCCTCCGAGACGTTCACCGGCAAGATCGCGCTGATCAAGCGCGGCGGCTGCACCTTCGCGGAGAAGCAGGAGACCGCCGCCGGTGCGGGCGCGGTCGGCGCGATCATCTACAACAACACCGAGGGCGCGCTCAACGGCACCCTGGGCGACCCGTCCGTCGCCAGGGTCCCGGCAGGCGGCGTCACGCAGGCGGACGGCGAGGCGCTCGCGGCCAAGGCCGCCGCCGGCACCGTGACCGTCAACCTGGAGATCCGCACCTTCTCGGAGACCCGGCGCACCCACAACGTGATCGCCGAGACCAAGGGTGGCAAGGCCGACAACGTGGTGATGTTCGGCGCCCACCTGGACTCGGTGGCGGACGGCCCGGGCATCAACGACAACGGCTCCGGCTCCGCCGGCATCCTCGACGTGGCCCTGAACCTCGCCCACGAGAAGACCAAGAACAAGGTGCGCTTCGCCTGGTGGTCGGCTGAGGAGTTCGGCCTGCTGGGCTCGGAGGCGTACGTGAACGGCCTCTCGGCGGCGGACCGTGCGAAGGTCAAGCTGTACCTGAACTTCGACATGATCGCCTCGCCGAACCACGCCCAGTTCGTCTACGACGGCGACGACTCCGACCAGGTCGGTGCCGGCCCCGGCCCGGAGGGCTCGGCGCAGCTGGAGCGGCAGATCACCGACTACCTGGACAGCCGGCGCACCCCGTACGAGGGCACCGACTTCACCGGCCGGTCGGACTACGGGCCGTTCATCGAGGTGGGCATCCCCTCGGGCGGCACCTTCACCGGCGCCGAGGGCGTCAAGACGGCCGAGCAGGCAAAGCGGTACGGCGGTAAGGCCGGTGTCGCGTACGACGCCTGCTACCACGCCGCTTGCGACAACCTGAAGAACATCAGCATGAAGGCGTTCGACGTCAACGTCGACGTCATCGCCAACGCGGTGGGCCAGTACGCCTGGGACACCAGCCTTCTGAGCAAGCCGGTGGCGCCGCGGAACACCAAGGGCTCGGCGGGCAGCGGTGGTGGCCTGCACGAAGGCCATGACCACGAGGTCGCCGAGTAA
- a CDS encoding zinc ribbon domain-containing protein — MPPPCGRRAVPAAAKKMPLHVRTWTCTCGTTHDRDVNAAKNLLAAGPAVAVCGAGEVVRPQRSSPDGQSATKQNPPRREP, encoded by the coding sequence GTGCCGCCGCCCTGCGGCAGGCGCGCCGTACCCGCCGCCGCGAAGAAGATGCCGCTGCACGTCCGCACCTGGACCTGCACATGCGGCACGACCCACGACCGGGATGTGAACGCGGCGAAGAACCTTCTGGCGGCCGGGCCGGCCGTGGCTGTCTGTGGAGCGGGTGAGGTCGTAAGACCTCAGCGGAGTTCTCCGGACGGGCAGTCGGCGACGAAGCAGAACCCCCCACGGCGCGAGCCGTAG
- a CDS encoding DUF397 domain-containing protein gives MTEPLHWRKSSFSGGGDGNTCVEIATLPTRIAIRDSKRPTHGPLSFPAGAFANFVATLKATDVPALPWTLR, from the coding sequence ATGACCGAGCCCTTGCACTGGCGGAAGTCCTCGTTCTCCGGCGGCGGCGACGGCAATACCTGCGTCGAGATAGCAACCCTCCCCACCCGCATCGCCATACGCGACTCCAAACGCCCCACCCACGGCCCCCTCTCCTTCCCCGCCGGCGCTTTCGCGAACTTCGTCGCGACCCTCAAGGCCACCGACGTACCGGCCCTCCCCTGGACCCTTCGTTGA
- a CDS encoding DUF5753 domain-containing protein — translation MKSREAAELLGADSVQMSQIESGVAGVSAKRVRRLAAHYACTDEGLIDALATMATDRTRGWWEEYRGVLPPVFLDTAEVEHHASALREIVITHVPGLLQTPDYARAVYTYMLPGLPESELTPRVEHRMRRRAVIEGDNPTPYETIIHEFALRVRVADRQVTRAQLRQILEQIEDGHATVRVIPTNQDDFAGAEASMMHARGPVPQLDTVLRDFPIGTAFIDAESQLNQLRTLFRKVEKASLDPAASQDFIHRLTKEL, via the coding sequence ATGAAGTCCAGAGAAGCCGCGGAGCTGCTCGGCGCCGACTCCGTACAGATGAGCCAGATCGAGTCCGGTGTCGCGGGTGTGAGTGCCAAGCGCGTACGTCGCCTTGCGGCGCACTACGCCTGCACGGACGAGGGCTTGATCGACGCGCTCGCCACCATGGCCACCGACCGCACCCGTGGATGGTGGGAGGAGTACCGGGGAGTGCTGCCCCCGGTGTTCCTGGACACCGCAGAAGTCGAGCACCATGCGTCGGCCCTGCGCGAAATCGTGATCACGCACGTTCCTGGGCTGCTTCAGACCCCTGACTACGCCCGCGCGGTGTACACGTACATGCTGCCGGGCCTGCCCGAGAGCGAACTGACCCCTCGTGTGGAACACCGGATGCGGCGGCGTGCCGTGATCGAGGGTGACAACCCGACGCCGTACGAGACGATCATCCACGAGTTCGCCCTTCGGGTCCGTGTGGCCGACCGTCAGGTGACCCGGGCTCAACTCCGTCAGATCCTGGAGCAGATCGAGGACGGTCACGCGACCGTACGAGTCATCCCCACCAACCAGGACGACTTCGCCGGCGCCGAGGCCTCGATGATGCACGCACGCGGCCCCGTACCCCAGCTGGACACTGTGCTCCGGGACTTCCCTATCGGGACTGCCTTCATCGACGCGGAATCTCAACTGAACCAGCTTCGAACACTGTTCCGTAAAGTGGAGAAGGCGTCGCTGGACCCCGCAGCGTCGCAGGACTTCATCCACCGATTGACGAAGGAGCTGTGA
- a CDS encoding ATP-binding protein, producing MPESEPIDSTPPWEYTLHIPNDLRAVTVSRRTLRLILTMHGLIGLVDTAELLATELVSNAVRHTKGPAALRVRWSAGVLRIGAWDADPEPPGPPGRLEPLAEAEEGRGLALVRACADLWGWQPLARDGGQGKYVWCDLVTV from the coding sequence ATGCCCGAAAGCGAGCCCATCGACTCGACGCCTCCCTGGGAGTACACCCTCCACATCCCGAACGACCTGCGTGCCGTCACCGTCTCCCGCCGCACCCTCCGGCTGATCCTCACCATGCACGGCCTGATCGGACTCGTCGACACTGCCGAACTGCTCGCGACCGAGTTGGTGTCCAACGCCGTACGCCACACCAAGGGGCCTGCCGCGCTGCGCGTGCGCTGGTCGGCCGGCGTGCTGCGGATCGGGGCGTGGGACGCCGATCCGGAGCCACCCGGGCCGCCGGGGCGGCTGGAACCGCTTGCCGAGGCGGAGGAGGGGCGGGGACTCGCCCTGGTGCGTGCGTGCGCGGACCTGTGGGGCTGGCAGCCGCTGGCCAGGGATGGCGGCCAGGGCAAGTACGTGTGGTGTGACCTTGTGACGGTCTGA
- a CDS encoding BTAD domain-containing putative transcriptional regulator has protein sequence MPRRRSPSSSSATGDRSGGSAVTPRNRTPQPVRIRRRTFGDFVKAFFAFVALLVLVVGVPAALATVAGWPLPRTFEPMEWLRADVSVQTFQSILVFFVWLAWAQFTACVLVEMKAALSGVGVPGRVPGAGPSQLLARQLVAALLLVGAVAGSFTPGLSQLGQGIEGNQQATAATAQQTPGLFAQQQEQAAGAAAALAEQASHAAAQAEAGGGTAQRDDTKFYRIQPPEGRHHDSLWEVAERHLGDGRRYKEIFALNKDRTQPDGSKLSEASLIRPGWIMEMPGDARGGDLVEMPDDAPEVSPDVQQQIHDYARTGEHAQGGGGGAAQVSVPEQRPAPEQHPAPAADHAGHQQPAPAPAPQHATPAQDTSSSFGLPEALLTAPLLAAGLLGALGHRRRQALWQSAFGAVGGRRGMEPPTPEGDAQDVQDALLVGADPEGVRLLDRSLRGLAASLAAESRALPVVYAAWLSAGDLHLQLAQPAGKPPAPWRLGQDQTFWTLAKDDAGGYEDVDTAAPYPGLVSLGTMDDSRLLLNLESVPGIVSLSGSEADRAAVFASVAAELATNGWSDRMTVTLVGFGEDLTPLAPNRLRHLDDIEALLETMEAETRQRRGALGAAGHDSVLTGRTGPARHTRWAPQLVLLAAEPSAEDAVKLAELAADASRLGIGYLVGTGSGDLPGAAWEMEITGEGKLLAPLLGLELDAQLLPAAQQRAVVELFVAADPDRGPDGPGPVNTPPFLVDISEQGRPAVYARLVGPYEIIGLDTPDGERSALLHEALALLLLHREGVHPRVLSSALWPRGVTDDVREALLDRLRAWLGTDPDGTPRLGTDRTGRLTLAQSVVSDLDVLRSLYHEATQGRGVDSRAVRGRLLTDALVLVRGPLLADRPEGRYRWLTHEIVDAQLPLLVADTGLALSAFHLEKGRAEKAIEALDAALRTAPADERLWNELLRATHALDDPSRLTALAADLIGRGGARGLPPRTEALLDELLPAWRDAVGSAAAG, from the coding sequence ATGCCACGACGCCGTAGTCCAAGCTCGTCCAGCGCGACGGGAGACCGCAGCGGGGGTTCCGCCGTGACTCCGCGGAACCGGACGCCTCAGCCGGTGCGGATACGGAGGCGGACCTTCGGGGACTTCGTCAAGGCGTTCTTCGCCTTCGTGGCGCTGCTGGTGCTGGTGGTGGGGGTGCCGGCCGCGCTCGCGACGGTGGCGGGCTGGCCGTTGCCGAGGACGTTCGAGCCGATGGAGTGGCTCAGGGCGGACGTCTCGGTCCAGACCTTCCAGAGCATCCTGGTGTTCTTCGTCTGGCTCGCCTGGGCCCAGTTCACCGCCTGTGTGCTCGTCGAGATGAAGGCCGCGCTGTCCGGCGTCGGGGTGCCGGGGCGAGTGCCCGGGGCCGGGCCCAGCCAGCTGCTCGCGCGTCAACTCGTGGCCGCACTGCTGCTCGTCGGCGCGGTCGCGGGGAGTTTCACGCCGGGACTCTCGCAGTTGGGGCAGGGCATCGAGGGGAACCAGCAGGCAACGGCCGCCACCGCCCAGCAGACGCCGGGGCTCTTCGCGCAGCAGCAGGAGCAGGCCGCCGGGGCCGCCGCCGCGCTCGCCGAGCAGGCGTCCCACGCCGCCGCGCAGGCCGAGGCGGGTGGCGGTACCGCCCAGCGGGACGACACGAAGTTCTACCGGATCCAGCCGCCCGAGGGGCGTCACCACGACTCCCTCTGGGAGGTGGCCGAGCGGCATCTCGGGGACGGGCGCCGGTACAAGGAGATCTTCGCCCTCAACAAGGACCGCACCCAGCCGGACGGTTCCAAGCTCTCCGAGGCCAGTCTCATCCGGCCCGGCTGGATCATGGAGATGCCCGGCGACGCGCGCGGCGGCGATCTCGTCGAGATGCCGGACGACGCCCCCGAGGTCTCGCCGGACGTGCAGCAGCAGATCCACGACTACGCCAGGACCGGGGAGCACGCCCAGGGCGGTGGCGGGGGCGCCGCCCAGGTCTCCGTGCCCGAGCAGCGGCCCGCTCCCGAGCAGCACCCCGCGCCCGCCGCCGACCACGCCGGTCACCAGCAGCCCGCCCCCGCCCCGGCCCCGCAGCACGCCACTCCCGCCCAGGACACGTCGTCTTCCTTCGGCCTCCCCGAAGCCCTGCTCACCGCGCCCCTCCTCGCCGCCGGCCTCCTCGGTGCTCTCGGGCACCGGCGGCGGCAGGCGCTGTGGCAGTCGGCGTTCGGGGCGGTCGGCGGGCGGCGCGGGATGGAGCCGCCCACGCCGGAAGGCGACGCCCAGGACGTCCAGGACGCGCTGCTCGTCGGCGCGGACCCCGAGGGCGTACGGCTGCTCGACCGGTCCCTGCGCGGGCTCGCCGCCTCTCTCGCCGCCGAGTCGCGTGCCCTGCCGGTCGTGTACGCGGCCTGGCTCAGCGCCGGTGACCTGCACCTCCAGCTCGCCCAGCCGGCCGGCAAGCCCCCGGCTCCGTGGCGGCTCGGGCAGGACCAGACGTTCTGGACGCTGGCCAAGGACGACGCCGGGGGGTACGAGGACGTCGACACCGCCGCCCCCTATCCCGGTCTGGTCAGCCTCGGCACCATGGACGACTCGCGGCTGCTGCTCAACCTGGAGTCCGTCCCCGGCATCGTCTCGCTGAGCGGCAGTGAGGCCGACCGGGCGGCCGTGTTCGCCTCCGTCGCCGCCGAGCTGGCGACCAACGGATGGTCGGACCGTATGACCGTCACTCTCGTCGGGTTCGGCGAGGACCTGACCCCGCTCGCCCCCAACCGGCTCCGCCACCTCGACGACATCGAGGCACTCCTCGAGACCATGGAGGCGGAGACACGGCAGCGGCGGGGCGCACTGGGCGCCGCCGGGCACGACTCCGTCCTCACCGGACGCACCGGCCCGGCCCGGCACACCCGCTGGGCCCCGCAGCTCGTCCTGCTCGCCGCCGAGCCGTCCGCCGAGGACGCCGTCAAGCTCGCCGAACTCGCCGCCGACGCGAGCCGCCTCGGCATCGGCTACCTCGTCGGCACCGGCAGCGGTGACCTGCCGGGCGCCGCCTGGGAGATGGAGATCACCGGCGAGGGCAAGCTGCTCGCGCCCCTGCTCGGCCTCGAACTCGACGCGCAGCTCCTGCCCGCCGCCCAGCAGCGCGCGGTCGTCGAACTCTTCGTGGCGGCCGACCCGGACCGCGGTCCCGACGGACCGGGGCCGGTCAACACCCCGCCGTTCCTCGTCGACATCAGTGAGCAGGGCCGGCCGGCCGTGTACGCGCGGCTCGTCGGGCCGTACGAGATCATCGGCCTCGACACCCCGGACGGCGAGCGCAGCGCCCTGCTCCACGAGGCGCTCGCCCTCCTGCTCCTGCACCGCGAGGGCGTGCACCCGCGTGTGCTGTCGTCCGCGCTGTGGCCGCGCGGCGTCACCGACGACGTGCGCGAGGCGCTCCTGGACCGGCTGCGCGCCTGGCTCGGCACCGACCCCGACGGCACCCCCCGCCTCGGCACCGACCGCACCGGCCGGCTCACCCTCGCCCAGTCCGTCGTCTCCGACCTGGACGTGCTGCGGTCGCTGTACCACGAGGCGACCCAGGGCAGGGGCGTCGACAGCCGGGCCGTGCGCGGGCGGCTGCTCACCGACGCGCTGGTGCTGGTGCGCGGGCCACTGCTCGCCGACCGGCCCGAGGGCCGCTACCGCTGGCTCACCCACGAGATCGTCGACGCCCAGCTCCCGCTGCTCGTCGCCGACACCGGGCTCGCCCTCTCCGCGTTCCACCTGGAGAAGGGCCGCGCGGAGAAGGCCATCGAGGCGCTCGACGCGGCCCTGCGCACCGCCCCGGCCGACGAACGGCTGTGGAACGAGCTGCTGCGCGCCACCCACGCCCTCGACGACCCCTCCCGGCTCACCGCCCTCGCCGCCGACCTCATCGGCCGCGGCGGCGCCCGCGGGCTGCCGCCGCGCACCGAGGCACTGCTCGACGAACTGCTGCCGGCCTGGCGCGACGCGGTCGGGTCAGCGGCCGCGGGATGA
- a CDS encoding prepilin peptidase: MLVAVVWGAVTGALLPRAVYRFAVPAGEAWHTRCPEGHPLRGWLGRARCGQCAPRGEGVPRGKCAPRGEGAGSEEGAGDGEDVPRGDGDGEGAPRGEGYGYGDGGKAAGTAYGIGPVAPAAVTALVCAALAAATGTRPELAVWLLLAPVGVLLAVVDFRVQRLPDPLTLPFAAAALTLLGVVALVPEHAGTWTTALLGALALGAGYFALFLINPAGMGFGDVKLALGAGAVLGWYGWPTVMLGTFAGFLFGALYGGALVVARRAGRGTAIPFGPFLIAGAFAGLLIGAYTA, encoded by the coding sequence ATGCTGGTCGCCGTGGTGTGGGGCGCGGTGACGGGCGCGCTGCTGCCCCGCGCGGTGTACCGGTTCGCCGTCCCGGCGGGGGAGGCGTGGCACACCCGGTGCCCCGAGGGGCATCCACTGCGCGGCTGGCTCGGACGGGCCCGGTGCGGACAGTGCGCCCCGCGCGGAGAGGGAGTCCCGCGCGGGAAGTGTGCCCCGCGCGGAGAGGGCGCCGGGAGTGAAGAAGGCGCCGGAGACGGGGAGGACGTTCCGCGCGGGGACGGAGACGGGGAGGGTGCCCCGCGCGGGGAAGGATACGGGTACGGAGACGGAGGGAAGGCTGCCGGGACGGCGTACGGCATCGGGCCCGTCGCCCCGGCAGCCGTCACCGCGCTCGTGTGCGCCGCCCTCGCCGCCGCCACCGGGACCCGGCCCGAACTGGCCGTCTGGCTGCTGCTCGCGCCCGTCGGAGTGCTGCTGGCGGTCGTCGACTTCCGGGTGCAGCGGCTGCCCGACCCGCTCACCCTCCCCTTCGCCGCGGCCGCCCTCACTCTGCTCGGCGTCGTCGCACTCGTCCCCGAGCACGCGGGCACCTGGACGACCGCCCTGCTGGGCGCCCTGGCGCTCGGCGCCGGCTACTTCGCCCTGTTCCTCATCAACCCGGCGGGCATGGGCTTCGGCGACGTGAAGCTCGCCCTCGGCGCGGGGGCCGTCCTCGGCTGGTACGGCTGGCCGACGGTGATGCTCGGTACCTTCGCCGGGTTCCTGTTCGGGGCGCTGTACGGGGGTGCCCTCGTCGTCGCGCGGCGGGCGGGACGCGGGACGGCCATCCCGTTCGGGCCGTTCCTGATCGCCGGGGCGTTCGCCGGGTTGCTGATCGGCGCGTACACGGCGTGA
- the mqnC gene encoding cyclic dehypoxanthinyl futalosine synthase, which yields MTEKADLQPILDRAAAGGRITPEEALDLYRDAPLHALGAAADAVRRRRYAGTEHIATYIIERNINYTNVCVTACRFCAFYAAPKDTAKGWTRDLDDILRRCAETVELGGTQIMFQGGHHPDYGVEYYEKHFSAIKKEFPQLVIHSLGASEVEHMARISKVPVEEAITRIHAAGLDSFAGAGAELLPERPRKAIAPLKESGERWLEIMEIAHGLGVESTSTMLMGTGETNAERIEHLRMIRDVQDRTGGFRAFIPYTYQPENNHLKGRTQATIFEYLRMIAIARLFFDNVAHIQGSWLTTGKEIGQLSMHYGADDLGSIMLEENVVSSAGAKHRSNRLEIIDLIRKAGRVPAQRSTTYEHLVVHDDPANDPVDDRVASHISSTAIEGGTAHPELKLLASN from the coding sequence GTGACCGAGAAGGCCGACCTTCAGCCCATCCTCGACCGTGCTGCCGCCGGTGGGCGGATCACCCCCGAAGAGGCGCTCGACCTCTACCGTGACGCCCCGCTGCACGCGCTGGGCGCCGCCGCCGACGCCGTACGCCGCCGCCGGTACGCCGGGACCGAGCACATCGCGACGTACATCATCGAGCGCAACATCAACTACACGAACGTCTGCGTCACGGCGTGCCGCTTCTGCGCCTTCTACGCCGCGCCGAAGGACACCGCCAAGGGCTGGACCCGCGACCTCGACGACATCCTGCGCCGCTGCGCGGAGACGGTCGAGCTCGGCGGTACGCAGATCATGTTCCAGGGCGGCCACCACCCGGACTACGGCGTCGAGTACTACGAGAAGCACTTCTCCGCCATCAAGAAGGAGTTCCCGCAACTCGTCATCCACAGCCTGGGGGCGAGCGAGGTCGAGCACATGGCCCGGATCTCGAAGGTGCCGGTCGAGGAGGCCATCACCCGGATCCACGCGGCCGGGCTCGACTCCTTCGCCGGGGCCGGGGCCGAGCTGCTGCCCGAGCGCCCGCGCAAGGCCATCGCGCCGCTGAAGGAGTCCGGCGAGCGCTGGCTGGAGATCATGGAGATCGCGCACGGGCTGGGCGTCGAGTCGACGTCCACCATGCTCATGGGCACCGGCGAGACCAACGCCGAGCGCATCGAGCACCTGCGCATGATCCGGGACGTGCAGGACCGCACCGGCGGCTTCCGCGCCTTCATCCCGTACACCTACCAGCCCGAGAACAACCACCTGAAGGGCCGCACCCAGGCCACGATCTTCGAGTACCTGCGGATGATCGCCATCGCCCGGCTGTTCTTCGACAACGTCGCCCACATCCAGGGCTCCTGGCTCACCACCGGCAAGGAGATCGGCCAGCTCTCCATGCACTACGGCGCGGACGACCTCGGCTCGATCATGCTGGAGGAGAACGTGGTCTCCTCCGCCGGAGCCAAGCACCGCTCCAACCGCCTGGAGATCATCGACCTCATCCGCAAGGCGGGACGCGTCCCCGCCCAGCGCTCCACGACGTACGAACACCTCGTCGTGCACGACGACCCGGCGAACGACCCCGTCGACGACCGGGTGGCCTCCCACATCTCCTCCACGGCGATCGAGGGCGGCACGGCCCACCCTGAGCTGAAGCTGCTCGCCTCCAACTGA
- a CDS encoding imidazolonepropionase-like domain-containing protein — protein MLTIHAADLVLAGDGRPPLPGGAVLVDGRELAAVGPYEVLADAHPDARIRRWPGVLTPGLLNPYGPELLEQAYHPDPREADELGSEPLTGEALAGLAMTEVRRGAGARRGVQRLLAHGVVAVAGDLWRPAVVGAVHRVGLSVEQRFERPAGPVTLDPLAGRSLAEAILLPLPPDGVGGVDATFAVFDVPDEAALGERGAVTCVATVLTGRLVYRRR, from the coding sequence GTGCTGACGATTCATGCCGCGGACCTCGTGCTCGCCGGGGACGGGCGGCCGCCCCTGCCCGGCGGCGCGGTTCTCGTCGACGGCCGGGAACTCGCCGCCGTCGGCCCGTACGAAGTACTGGCGGACGCCCACCCGGATGCGCGGATCCGGCGCTGGCCGGGGGTGCTCACGCCGGGACTGCTCAACCCGTACGGTCCCGAACTGCTGGAGCAGGCCTACCACCCCGACCCCCGCGAGGCGGACGAGTTGGGCAGTGAACCGCTCACCGGCGAAGCGCTCGCGGGGCTCGCCATGACCGAGGTCCGCCGGGGCGCCGGCGCGCGGCGCGGTGTGCAGCGTCTGCTGGCGCACGGCGTCGTCGCCGTGGCGGGGGACCTGTGGAGGCCCGCCGTCGTGGGCGCCGTGCACCGGGTGGGACTGAGCGTGGAACAGCGCTTCGAGCGTCCCGCCGGCCCGGTGACCCTCGACCCGCTCGCGGGGCGGAGCCTCGCGGAGGCGATCCTGCTGCCCCTCCCACCGGACGGCGTGGGTGGCGTGGACGCGACGTTCGCCGTCTTCGACGTTCCCGACGAGGCCGCGCTGGGCGAACGGGGAGCCGTCACGTGCGTGGCGACGGTCCTGACGGGACGACTGGTGTACCGACGCCGGTAG
- a CDS encoding demethylmenaquinone methyltransferase, with protein sequence MTRASLNKQPHEVASMFDHVAERYDLTNDVLSLGQDRIWRKEVAKAVGARPAEKVLDLAAGTATSSLPFAQAGAYVVPCDFSLGMLRVGKQRRNWLPCTAGDATRLPFKDDVFDAVTISFGLRNVQDTDAALREMHRVTRPGGRILICEFSQPTWTPFRTVYTEYLMRALPPVARAVSSNPDAYVYLAESIRDWPDQPALAGRLQDAGWTKVAWRNLTGGVVALHRGFKAS encoded by the coding sequence GTGACCCGCGCATCCCTGAACAAGCAGCCGCACGAAGTCGCCTCGATGTTCGACCACGTCGCGGAACGGTACGACCTGACCAACGACGTGCTGTCGCTCGGGCAGGACCGGATCTGGCGCAAGGAGGTGGCGAAGGCGGTCGGCGCACGCCCCGCGGAGAAGGTCCTGGACCTGGCGGCCGGTACGGCGACGTCCTCGCTGCCCTTCGCGCAGGCCGGTGCCTACGTCGTCCCCTGTGACTTCTCCCTCGGCATGCTCCGGGTCGGCAAGCAGCGCCGGAACTGGCTGCCCTGCACCGCCGGCGACGCGACCCGGCTGCCCTTCAAGGACGACGTCTTCGACGCCGTCACCATCTCCTTCGGGCTGCGCAACGTCCAGGACACGGACGCCGCGCTGCGCGAGATGCACCGGGTGACCCGGCCCGGCGGGCGCATTCTCATCTGCGAGTTCTCGCAGCCCACCTGGACGCCGTTCCGCACCGTGTACACCGAGTACCTGATGCGCGCGCTGCCGCCGGTGGCCCGCGCGGTGTCGTCCAACCCCGACGCGTACGTCTACCTCGCCGAGTCCATCCGTGACTGGCCCGACCAGCCCGCCCTGGCCGGGCGGCTCCAGGACGCCGGCTGGACGAAGGTGGCCTGGCGCAACCTCACGGGCGGTGTGGTCGCGTTGCACCGGGGCTTCAAGGCGAGCTGA
- a CDS encoding PASTA domain-containing protein, producing the protein MRIQPRTPEVRVPRLVGLMAMDARESARARGLSLEAPDRPDFHLTVVEYVVRQYPQPDAEVPRDSAVHVWFDLGEGDGGGGVREPRGPAPPGGGFRRELDEPGAPCPAAPRTATALLGPP; encoded by the coding sequence GTGCGTATACAACCCAGAACACCCGAGGTACGCGTTCCTCGACTGGTCGGACTGATGGCCATGGACGCGCGCGAGTCGGCCCGTGCGCGTGGCCTGTCCCTCGAGGCGCCCGACCGGCCGGACTTCCACCTGACCGTCGTCGAATACGTCGTACGCCAGTATCCGCAGCCCGACGCCGAGGTGCCGCGGGACTCCGCGGTGCACGTGTGGTTCGACCTCGGGGAGGGGGACGGCGGAGGAGGAGTGCGTGAGCCGCGCGGACCGGCACCTCCCGGCGGCGGCTTCCGGCGGGAGCTGGACGAACCGGGTGCGCCTTGCCCGGCCGCACCCCGCACGGCGACGGCGCTCCTCGGCCCGCCCTGA
- a CDS encoding GNAT family N-acetyltransferase, which produces MHRALPAVRLRVPSHEDAFTWHRLFADPDVMEFHGGRAAELSVYEELTARQRRHDAELGFCLWTMVDGADRVVGFTGAQPWERDWGPTGEIEIGWRLGREHWGKGYATAAAHQTLERVRAAGVRDVVAMVDPRNTRSTAVARRLGMRLAETFPIPASRREAHCYRLAF; this is translated from the coding sequence ATGCACCGAGCTCTGCCCGCTGTACGGCTTCGCGTACCCAGTCATGAGGACGCCTTCACCTGGCACCGGCTCTTCGCCGACCCTGACGTCATGGAGTTCCACGGCGGCAGGGCCGCGGAGTTGTCGGTCTACGAGGAGCTCACCGCCCGTCAGCGGCGGCACGACGCCGAACTCGGCTTCTGCCTGTGGACCATGGTCGACGGGGCGGACCGCGTCGTCGGCTTCACGGGCGCCCAGCCCTGGGAGCGGGACTGGGGCCCGACGGGCGAGATCGAGATCGGCTGGCGCCTGGGCCGGGAGCACTGGGGCAAGGGGTACGCCACCGCCGCGGCGCACCAGACGCTGGAACGGGTGCGCGCCGCCGGCGTGCGGGACGTGGTCGCGATGGTCGACCCCCGCAACACCCGCTCGACGGCGGTCGCCCGGCGGCTCGGAATGCGCCTCGCCGAGACGTTCCCGATCCCGGCCTCGCGCCGGGAGGCTCACTGCTACCGGCTGGCCTTCTGA